A window from Bos javanicus breed banteng unplaced genomic scaffold, ARS-OSU_banteng_1.0 tig00004423_1, whole genome shotgun sequence encodes these proteins:
- the LOC133244040 gene encoding X antigen family member 5-like, whose protein sequence is MSGQVASTLGPTKQDCSQVDEPVVDQQPSVEQPHQEEPPAEIQDITPRKEEGEDPVNRDEEEEKDPFEDSGLEADLQLFAEAKTGDEGGDGPDVREEFASNTEPVEMPEAGEGQPFA, encoded by the exons atgagTGGTCAAGTGGCATCAACATTGGGACCTACAAAGCAAGATTGCTCCCAGGTGGATGAACCTGTGGTT GACCAGCAGCCCAGTGTTGAGCAACCTCACCAAGAGGAACCACCAGCTGAGATTCAGGATATCACACctagaaaggaggaaggagaggatccAGTGAATCGTgatgaagaagaggagaaggatcCCTTTGAAG attctggcCTGGAAGCTGATCTCCAGCTATTTGCTGAGGCAAAGACTGGGGATGAAGGTGGAGATGGTCCTGATGTCAGGGAGGAGTTTGCATCAAATACAGAGCCTGTTGAAATGCCAGAAGCAG GTGAAGGGCAGCCATTTGCTTGA